GGCCAACTACGTCCAGGACTCGATCCTCATCATGCGGACAGCGGAGACCCTGCGCTTCAACCCGATGGCGATCATCGGCGCCGCCGGCGGGAGCGACACGCTCGAGTTCCTGAAGCAACTCGGCAAGACGGCGGAGTACTTCTTCAACGTCGCGATCTTCCCAGGCAACCTGAACCAGAACCCCAAGATCAAGCCGCTGGCGGACAAGTACGAGGCGCGGTACAAGCGGCCGCTGTTCCAGGCCAACTCCATGGGCATCACCGGCGCGGGTGTCATCGTCGACGCGCTCGAGCGGGCGGGCAGCACCGACAAGTACAAGCTGCGCGACGCCATCGCGAAGACGAACCTCAAGCTGGGCGATTCGTACGTCGTCAACCCCGACGGCGTGCGCTTCGGTGAGATCGGCAAGAACATGGCCATCCGCGGAATCATGACCCAGGTGCTGCAGGGCGATCGCTTCGCAGTTTGGCCGAAGCAGTACAGCGTCAAGAGCCCGGTGTGGCCGTGGCCGGCGTGGGAGGCGCGCGCGTAGTGCCGGATCTGCCGGTCGTTTGGCAGGCGCTGGTGAGCGGAATCCTCATGGGCGGCATCTACGCCCTGGTGGCGGCCGGGTTCACCCTGATCTTCGGCGTGCTCAAGATCATGAACTTCGCGTACGGCGAGTTCGTGATGCTGGGGATGTACGCGACGTTCCTGGCCTACACGCTGGGGGGGGTGGACCCGTACCTGTCGCTGGCCTTGGTGCTGCCCGCCTTCTTCCTGCTCGGGATCGTGGTCCAGCGCCTGCTGATCGATCGCATTCTCGACGCCCCGGACGACATGCAGATGATCCTCACGTTCGGGCTCCTGATCCTCATCTCCAATCTCGCCCTCTTCTTCTTCACCTCGGACCTCCAGGGCATCAGGGTCGGGTACCTGGACCGCATCATCACCTTCGGCGGGACCTTCTTCCGGTCGTCGCTCCTCTATGCCTTCGTCTGGGCGCTCGGCCTGCTCGCTGCGACCTATCTCTTCATCCGGCGGTCGCGGCTGGGGCGCGCCGTCCGCGCGACGGCCGACGACCGGTTCGCCGCGCGCGTGGTGGGCCTGCCGGTGCGGGCGGTCTTCTGGATCACCTTCGGCCTGGGCTCCGCGATCGGCGCCGCCTCCGGCAGCATCCTGCTTCCCTATCTGCCGGCCTCCCCCGACCGAGGATTCGAGTTCACGCTCCTGGCGATCATCGTCGTCGTCCTGGGCGGGATGGGCAGCTTCGTCGGCGCTCTGGTCGGAGGGCTCGCCATCGGGCTGACCCGGTCCCTCGGGCAGGTGTTCATCTCCGCGGTCCTGAGCGACGCGCTGAGCCTCTTCGTCGTGCTGGTGATCCTGCTGGTCCGGCCGGCCGGACTGTTCGGCGCAAAGGTCGCACGTGATGTCGCGATCTGAGCGCGCGGCCCGCCGCTGGGCCCTGGGAGCGCTGGCGGTGGCGCTCCTGCTGCTCCCGCTCTCCCCGAACGCCTACGTGGTCACCGTGGTCACGCTGGCGGCCATGAGCGCCGCTCTCGCCAGCGCCTGGAACATCGTGGGGGGCTACGCCGGTCTCCTCTCCGTCGGCGACGCCGCGTACTTCGGCATCGGCGCGTACGTCATGGGTCTCCTCTGGCTGAAGGCGGGTGTGAGCCCGACCGTCGGGCTCCTGCTCGGAGCGCTGACGAGCATGGTCTTCGGCCTCATCGTGGGAACCCTCGGCTTCAAGTCCGGTCTGCGCGGCATCTACTTCGCCGTCGCCACCCTGGCGGTGAGCGAGATCGTGC
The sequence above is drawn from the Candidatus Rokuibacteriota bacterium genome and encodes:
- a CDS encoding branched-chain amino acid ABC transporter permease, with protein sequence MPDLPVVWQALVSGILMGGIYALVAAGFTLIFGVLKIMNFAYGEFVMLGMYATFLAYTLGGVDPYLSLALVLPAFFLLGIVVQRLLIDRILDAPDDMQMILTFGLLILISNLALFFFTSDLQGIRVGYLDRIITFGGTFFRSSLLYAFVWALGLLAATYLFIRRSRLGRAVRATADDRFAARVVGLPVRAVFWITFGLGSAIGAASGSILLPYLPASPDRGFEFTLLAIIVVVLGGMGSFVGALVGGLAIGLTRSLGQVFISAVLSDALSLFVVLVILLVRPAGLFGAKVARDVAI